AGGCAACGCTTATTCGGGCCTTGGTTGAGGTTGGGGATTCCATTTCGGCCGATCAGGATGTGCTGGAGGTAGAGACGAACAAGGCCACCTTGACGGTCCGCGCCCCGGCCGCCGGGCAGTTGGCGGACATCCAGGCATGTGTGGGTGAGAGCTATCCGGTCGGGTCCGTTTTGGGACACCTGGAGGTCAGTTCGACGGAGCTGGACCGCTTGGGGCTAAGTCAAGTCACGACGAGTGGGCGACCGGGTGCCAATGACTCACATAGCGGAGCCACCGTGGCGAATGGGGCCAGCCGACAAGCGCATGTGGAGCCGACCGTGCGTGGGCTTCCGGTGCCGGCCAACGTGGGTGGAGCGGGTTATATGTCTCCGCGGATGAAGGCGCGCATGGCCGAGTTGGGCCTGCATGCCGCTGACCTGGCCGGCGTGGCCGGCAGCGGGGCCGCTGGGCGGGTGACCATTGAAGATTTCGAGACCTTCCTGGCCCAGCTCGAGAAGCATCGGACCAGTCCCGCTTCAACGATGCGCGTGGCGGTGGCGGATGCCATGCGCCGCAGTTGGTCGCGTCCGTTGGCAACGGTGGCCCTTCCCATTTCTATCGATGCGCTCTTGGCGCATCGCCGGCAGTCGGATCCCAAGCCGGGTCCCGCGCTTTATGCATTGCGCGCCTTGGCCGTTGCCTTGGCGGAGAACAGTGCTCCGGCCGGCCGGTTGGTCGGGAACCGTCTGGTTCATCCCACGAGCATTGACCTGGGGTTTGCGGTGGAGGCGGAGGACGGAGTGCTGGTGCCGGTATTGCGGCAGGCCGACCAGCGTTCCTTGAAAGATTTGGTCGACCGCTACAACGAATTGGTGGACATGGCTCGGAAGCGCCGATTGCCTCCTGATGCGACGGGGCAATCGATTGCCACTGTGACCAATTTTGGCACCTTCGGCCTGACGTGGGCGACTCCCATTCCCCTCCCGGAACAGACCATTGTATTGGGCATGGGGGCGGGACGGCGGGTCCCTTTTTGGGATGAAGCCAAGCAACAGTTCGTTCCGGTGATGGAGGCTAACCTGACGCTGAGCTTCGATCATCGGGTGCTGGATGGCGGCGCGGCGGGCCGGCTCCTGGCTCGCATCGCCAGCCTCATGCAGAAGCCGGAACTGCTCTAGGCGGGCATCTCGACAAACCGATGCTGCAGCTCGCCGTCGCGGGCTGAACACAGAAAGTAACCCTTCTCCTTGGAGCCGTCGTGATTGCCCCGAATGCGAGCGCAGCATCGGTTGGTGGTGAAGGCTACACCCTGGTCATTCTGTCTCAAGGTCAGCGCGTGGTAGTGACCGCTGAAGACCGCCTTCAAGTTGAACCCGCGGAACTTATCCAGCAGCGTGTTGGCATTGGTTGGACAGTAGTTCACCCCTTCCGCCAAAGGGAAATGGGTAAAGAGCACCGTCGGGCGACGGCGGCGCAGTTTGCGCAGATTCTTGTCCAGCCAATCCAGGGTGGCGGGTTGAATTGAGGTCTTCTCGTATTTCTGTCCTTCGGTGGTGTCGACCCCCACGAACTGCCAGCCGCGGTGGCGAAAGAGGTAGTTCAGCCGGTCCGGATGGGTCTCGGTATAAGCGGAGCGATCCGTAGAAGTGGCATAGTCGTGGTTGCCAATCTGCACAAAGAATGGTTTCCCCAGGTCCTCGAATGTCCTTTTGACCGCCTGATGGCTGCTCTGGGTTCCGAGATCAGTCAGATCGCCGAGGATGAGGGCGAACTCGGCGGTGTGGTGTGCTTTGAGCTGGGCGACGACTTTTTTCAGCCAGGTGGTGCACTCCGGAGCGACGTGGTGGAGGTCGTTGAGGATCAAGAAATCGAAGGCGGAGGAGGATGCGGCGGCGGATGCGACGGCTCCCGGCCAGAACCCGGCGGCCAGCAAGGC
This genomic window from Verrucomicrobiales bacterium contains:
- a CDS encoding metallophosphoesterase; the protein is MLKPIPAVSRRTMLRWSSQALLAAGFWPGAVASAAASSSAFDFLILNDLHHVAPECTTWLKKVVAQLKAHHTAEFALILGDLTDLGTQSSHQAVKRTFEDLGKPFFVQIGNHDYATSTDRSAYTETHPDRLNYLFRHRGWQFVGVDTTEGQKYEKTSIQPATLDWLDKNLRKLRRRRPTVLFTHFPLAEGVNYCPTNANTLLDKFRGFNLKAVFSGHYHALTLRQNDQGVAFTTNRCCARIRGNHDGSKEKGYFLCSARDGELQHRFVEMPA
- a CDS encoding 2-oxo acid dehydrogenase subunit E2, whose protein sequence is MAQIPIIMPQLGESIAEATLIRALVEVGDSISADQDVLEVETNKATLTVRAPAAGQLADIQACVGESYPVGSVLGHLEVSSTELDRLGLSQVTTSGRPGANDSHSGATVANGASRQAHVEPTVRGLPVPANVGGAGYMSPRMKARMAELGLHAADLAGVAGSGAAGRVTIEDFETFLAQLEKHRTSPASTMRVAVADAMRRSWSRPLATVALPISIDALLAHRRQSDPKPGPALYALRALAVALAENSAPAGRLVGNRLVHPTSIDLGFAVEAEDGVLVPVLRQADQRSLKDLVDRYNELVDMARKRRLPPDATGQSIATVTNFGTFGLTWATPIPLPEQTIVLGMGAGRRVPFWDEAKQQFVPVMEANLTLSFDHRVLDGGAAGRLLARIASLMQKPELL